The following are from one region of the Hemibagrus wyckioides isolate EC202008001 linkage group LG24, SWU_Hwy_1.0, whole genome shotgun sequence genome:
- the si:dkey-89b17.4 gene encoding zinc finger protein 646 isoform X3, protein MAMHDMNRAKGFPCKECDMICPSTPSLLEHMKAHYHQEAIGRFECEQCGRIFKHASSLASHKKSHELGSFQCPVCTRTLPNAIALKNHLRIHTLSPSAQAEEENEDGVDEDRDYGLAQDLSDTGYRGLNSSSSSMMAGHDHDKQKSPGSEDAWDRPFKCDQCDRTYRHHGSLVNHKKSHQEGTYKCTVCYKQFSNLAALGAHERTHSKFKPPGMSMGSLVPEVSSEHRPPASQNDDLAACFCHLCQVSLPSKSDFQEHILLHNAASSSLGLTRSFPGIVPHNLSTVRSPAVNPYTPALGDPLPLPPLPDKRYDQMLGPPVNNPIYTCAYCGSGHSDVESLKLHYLTHESHPPPHAQVVSSILSSDGLGSNSQPSVSSPSGESRSQQQSSSIDDADRRFKCQECGKSYRHAGSLVNHKRCHQTGQYQCTICCKEYPHLAALHSHLRSHKSRSNSQGMNSEGDWLSSEPMTGLDSQQGFVHSQDQENGTTTPISLSGNLSDAAHFVPDSGHSSGLDSLEFHDRFDGSLAQGNSGHPQNSRQSDRNMCAEQGGMSNGYMGNMGFHSSSGTSLPASSSSLKEGNRHRRGHEQYGGSQSKRIEEKEEDGEVYQCTVCGNHYASLRALRSHLRSHGMNQGAGPSSSLSPVGEQEWRRRQEGSQASLLVCSICGQTFSKKHDLLNHQLVHGPPRPGGSGQGLGGGSSSANGKMDGRNHICVDCGMFFADRHHLITHLCPGKGRGGVLSKDLNGAKGMSGGAGTSSSAVGHRQMSGSDDRPHRCDQCGRGYRHPCSLLNHKKSHKTGVFRCLVCQKRYYNLLALKNHQRTHFDLKRHKCEECGKAFKIQKQLINHLRLHEEHRAKTGGQDQRIRSMNQHNGARYEGGPSQMQPMRMGDPKMQNPSQMMPNYGQPQGFKKPYAGARAQQVDDGSGRRPFACDQCGRTYRHAGSLANHKNLHKIGEYHCNVCNSTYPNRLAMKNHLRMHFALKKYSCQDCGRGFRNQRQLETHTTNQLCKDLPGPSVPPPMAPPPPSYECNGCSECFRSSSDLASHNCSAQLPSSSASLNSSGLTMDSGDLGSPEREERPFSCDLCGCSYKHASSLLNHKNTHKTGNFSCSYCDKPYTNYMALRNHMRIHTQKKRHICSTCGKAFRLARFLRNHQRVHEEGHARFGCPTCGKSFQGRSGLARHRCGDNQVGMEYRRKDTSSTSREGAEECRFTYMISNPASSGPFACRNSDFSEVWTV, encoded by the exons ATGGCTATGCATGATATGAATCGTGCCAAGGGTTTTCCTTGCAAAGAATGCGACATGATATGCCCAAGTACACCTAGCCTTCTGGAGCATATGAAAGCCCACTATCACCAAGAAGCAATTGGCAGATTTGAATGTGAACAGTGTGGACGAATTTTCAAGCATGCCAGTAGCTTGGCGTCGCACAAAAAGTCCCACGAGCTGGGTTCATTCCAGTGCCCAGTGTGTACCAGAACACTACCCAATGCAATAGCCCTGAAGAACCACCTTCGCATTCACACTCTGTCTCCTAGTGCACAAGCTGAAGAGGAGAATGaggatggtgttgatgaagatAGGGATTATGGCTTAGCACAAGATCTTTCTGACACAGGTTACCGGGGCctgaacagcagcagcagcagcatgatGGCGGGCCACGACCACGACAAGCAGAAGTCTCCAGGGTCCGAAGATGCTTGGGACAGACCATTCAAGTGTGACCAGTGTGACAGGACCTACAGGCACCACGGCAGCTTGGTCAACCACAAGAAGTCCCATCAGGAAGGCACTTACAAGTGTACCGTCTGTTACAAGCAGTTCAGCAATCTGGCAGCGCTTGGGGCACATGAGCGCACCCATTCCAAGTTCAAGCCTCCTGGGATGTCCATGGGAAGCCTCGTGCCTGAGGTGTCATCCGAACATCGCCCCCCTGCCTCACAAAACGACGACTTGGCAGCCTGCTTTTGCCACCTGTGCCAGGTTTCTTTACCCAGTAAGAGTGACTTTCAGGAGCACATCCTGTTGCATAATGCTGCATCGTCGTCGTTGGGGCTGACACGTAGTTTCCCAGGGATCGTGCCACACAATCTCAGCACTGTTCGTTCCCCGGCAGTCAATCCATACACCCCAGCTCTTGGCGACCCTCTTCCACTTCCCCCTTTACCAGACAAGCGTTATGATCAGATGCTAGGTCCTCCTGTCAACAATCCCATTTATACATGTGCATACTGTGGGTCTGGACATTCCGATGTGGAAAGTCTCAAACTGCACTACTTAACCCACGAATCTCACCCCCCACCACATGCCCAAGTGGTATCCTCAATCCTAAGCTCAGATGGCCTGGGCTCCAACTCCCAGCCATCTGTATCCTCACCTAGTGGGGAATCCAGATCCCAGCAGCAGTCCTCATCCATTGATGACGCAGACCGCAGGTTCAAGTGTCAAGAGTGCGGAAAGAGCTATCGGCATGCAGGGAGCCTTGTCAATCACAAGCGCTGTCATCAAACAGGACAGTACCAGTGCACCATTTGCTGTAAGGAGTATCCACACCTTGCAGCACTCCACAGCCACCTCCGCAGTCACAAATCCCGCTCAAACTCTCAGGGTATGAACTCAGAAGGTGACTGGCTCTCTTCTGAGCCCATGACGGGCCTCGATTCCCAACAAGGGTTTGTGCATTCTCAGGATCAGGAGAATGGCACAACGACACCCATCTCACTTTCTGGTAATCTCAGCGATGCCGCCCATTTCGTACCAGACAGTGGCCATAGCAGCGGACTCGATTCACTGGAGTTCCATGACCGCTTTGATGGTTCACTGGCTCAAGGCAACTCTGGCCATCCGCAGAACAGTCGCCAGTCGGACCGGAACATGTGTGCTGAACAGGGCGGTATGTCCAATGGCTACATGGGAAACATGGGCTTTCACAGTTCGAGTGGTACGTCTTTGCCAGCAAGCAGTTCTAGTCTCAAAGAAGGCAACCGGCACCGACGTGGACATGAGCAGTATGGAGGAAGCCAGTCTAAGAGAAtcgaagaaaaagaagaagatggtgaagtTTACCAGTGCACAGTCTGTGGGAACCATTACGCAAGTCTTCGGGCCCTTCGTAGCCACTTGCGCAGCCATGGCATGAACCAAGGTGCCGGACCTTCCTCCTCCCTTTCACCTGTAGGTGAGCAAGAGTGGAGGAGGCGGCAAGAGGGTAGTCAAGCCAGTCTTCTGGTTTGTAGTATATGTGGCCAGACTTTCAGTAAAAAACACGACCTTCTTAATCACCAATTGGTCCACGGACCTCCTCGACCGGGTGGCTCTGGACAGGGCTTGGGGGGCGGCAGCTCTAGTGCTAATGgcaaaatggatggaaggaaccACATTTGCGTTGACTGTGGCATGTTCTTTGCAGATCGCCATCACCTGATCACTCACCTGTGCCCAGGCAAGGGGAGAGGCGGAGTGCTGAGCAAAGACTTGAACGGAGCTAAAGGGATgagtggtggtgctgggacCAGTAGCAGTGCTGTGGGCCACCGGCAAATGTCTGGCTCAGACGATCGGCCACATAGGTGCGACCAATGTGGGAGAGGTTACAGGCATCCATGCTCCCTTCTGAACCACAAGAAATCGCACAAGACTGGGGTCTTCCGCTGCCTTGTCTGCCAAAAACGCTACTACAACCTGCTGGCCCTCAAGAACCACCAGAGGACTCATTTTGACTTAAAGAG GCACAAGTGTGAGGAGTGTGGCAAAGCCTTCAAGATCCAAAAGCAACTCATCAACCATCTTCGTCTGCACGAAGAGCACCGAGCCAAAACAGGCGGTCAAGATCAGCGCATCCGAAGCATGAATCAACACAACGGAGCACGTTATGAGGGGGGACCTTCTCAGATGCAGCCGATGAGAATGGGGGACCCCAAAATGCAGAACCCTTCCCAGATGATGCCCAATTATGGCCAGCCGCAAGGTTTTAAGAAGCCATACGCTGGGGCGAGAGCCCAGCAAGTGGACGATGGAAGCGGGCGACGCCCTTTTGCCTGTGATCAGTGTGGCCGCACCTATCGACACGCTGGCAGTCTGGCCAATCACAAAAATCTGCACAAGATCGGAGAGTACCATTGCAATGTTTGCAACTCCACTTACCCTAACCGCCTGGCTATGAAGAACCACTTGCGTATGCATTTTGCTCTCAAGAAGTACTCTTGCCAAGACTGTGGACGTGGGTTTAGGAACCAGAGGCAGCTTGAAACTCACACTACCAACCAACTTTGCAAAGACCTTCCAGGCCCGAGTGTGCCGCCGCCAATGGCCCCTCCCCCTCCGAGTTACGAGTGCAACGGGTGCTCTGAATGTTTTCGATCCTCTTCCGACCTCGCTTCGCATAACTGCAGTGCCCAGCTTCCTTCCTCTTCAGCCTCCCTCAACAGCTCTGGTTTGACCATGGACTCTGGAGACCTGGGATCTCCAGAACGCGAGGAGCGACCTTTCTCCTGCGACCTCTGTGGCTGCTCATACAAGCACGCCAGCAGCCTTCTGAACCACAAGAACACGCACAAGACGGGCAACTTCAGCTGCTCCTACTGTGACAAGCCCTACACCAACTACATGGCACTGCGCAACCACATGCGCATCCACACGCAGAAGAAGAGGCACATCTGCTCCACCTGTGGGAAAGCCTTCCGACTGGCCCGATTCCTGCGCAACCATCAGAGGGTCCACGAGGAAGGACATGCCCGATTCGGATGCCCCACCTGCGGGAAGAGCTTCCAGGGGCGCTCTGGGCTGGCCAGGCACCGCTGCGGGGACAACCAGGTAGGCATGGAGTACAGGAGGAAGGACACTTCAAGCACTTCGAGAGAAGGGGCGGAAGAGTGCCGGTTCAC GTATATGATCTCCAATCCGGCTTCCTCGGGACCATTCGCGTGCCGGAATTCGGATTTTTCTGAAGTTTGGACAGTATGA
- the si:dkey-89b17.4 gene encoding zinc finger protein 646 isoform X4, with the protein MAMHDMNRAKGFPCKECDMICPSTPSLLEHMKAHYHQEAIGRFECEQCGRIFKHASSLASHKKSHELGSFQCPVCTRTLPNAIALKNHLRIHTLSPSAQAEEENEDGVDEDRDYGLAQDLSDTGYRGLNSSSSSMMAGHDHDKQKSPGSEDAWDRPFKCDQCDRTYRHHGSLVNHKKSHQEGTYKCTVCYKQFSNLAALGAHERTHSKFKPPGMSMGSLVPEVSSEHRPPASQNDDLAACFCHLCQVSLPSKSDFQEHILLHNAASSSLGLTRSFPGIVPHNLSTVRSPAVNPYTPALGDPLPLPPLPDKRYDQMLGPPVNNPIYTCAYCGSGHSDVESLKLHYLTHESHPPPHAQVVSSILSSDGLGSNSQPSVSSPSGESRSQQQSSSIDDADRRFKCQECGKSYRHAGSLVNHKRCHQTGQYQCTICCKEYPHLAALHSHLRSHKSRSNSQGMNSEGDWLSSEPMTGLDSQQGFVHSQDQENGTTTPISLSGNLSDAAHFVPDSGHSSGLDSLEFHDRFDGSLAQGNSGHPQNSRQSDRNMCAEQGGMSNGYMGNMGFHSSSGTSLPASSSSLKEGNRHRRGHEQYGGSQSKRIEEKEEDGEVYQCTVCGNHYASLRALRSHLRSHGMNQGAGPSSSLSPVGEQEWRRRQEGSQASLLVCSICGQTFSKKHDLLNHQLVHGPPRPGGSGQGLGGGSSSANGKMDGRNHICVDCGMFFADRHHLITHLCPGKGRGGVLSKDLNGAKGMSGGAGTSSSAVGHRQMSGSDDRPHRCDQCGRGYRHPCSLLNHKKSHKTGVFRCLVCQKRYYNLLALKNHQRTHFDLKRHKCEECGKAFKIQKQLINHLRLHEEHRAKTGGQDQRIRSMNQHNGARYEGGPSQMQPMRMGDPKMQNPSQMMPNYGQPQGFKKPYAGARAQQVDDGSGRRPFACDQCGRTYRHAGSLANHKNLHKIGEYHCNVCNSTYPNRLAMKNHLRMHFALKKYSCQDCGRGFRNQRQLETHTTNQLCKDLPGPSVPPPMAPPPPSYECNGCSECFRSSSDLASHNCSAQLPSSSASLNSSGLTMDSGDLGSPEREERPFSCDLCGCSYKHASSLLNHKNTHKTGNFSCSYCDKPYTNYMALRNHMRIHTQKKRHICSTCGKAFRLARFLRNHQRVHEEGHARFGCPTCGKSFQGRSGLARHRCGDNQVYDLQSGFLGTIRVPEFGFF; encoded by the exons ATGGCTATGCATGATATGAATCGTGCCAAGGGTTTTCCTTGCAAAGAATGCGACATGATATGCCCAAGTACACCTAGCCTTCTGGAGCATATGAAAGCCCACTATCACCAAGAAGCAATTGGCAGATTTGAATGTGAACAGTGTGGACGAATTTTCAAGCATGCCAGTAGCTTGGCGTCGCACAAAAAGTCCCACGAGCTGGGTTCATTCCAGTGCCCAGTGTGTACCAGAACACTACCCAATGCAATAGCCCTGAAGAACCACCTTCGCATTCACACTCTGTCTCCTAGTGCACAAGCTGAAGAGGAGAATGaggatggtgttgatgaagatAGGGATTATGGCTTAGCACAAGATCTTTCTGACACAGGTTACCGGGGCctgaacagcagcagcagcagcatgatGGCGGGCCACGACCACGACAAGCAGAAGTCTCCAGGGTCCGAAGATGCTTGGGACAGACCATTCAAGTGTGACCAGTGTGACAGGACCTACAGGCACCACGGCAGCTTGGTCAACCACAAGAAGTCCCATCAGGAAGGCACTTACAAGTGTACCGTCTGTTACAAGCAGTTCAGCAATCTGGCAGCGCTTGGGGCACATGAGCGCACCCATTCCAAGTTCAAGCCTCCTGGGATGTCCATGGGAAGCCTCGTGCCTGAGGTGTCATCCGAACATCGCCCCCCTGCCTCACAAAACGACGACTTGGCAGCCTGCTTTTGCCACCTGTGCCAGGTTTCTTTACCCAGTAAGAGTGACTTTCAGGAGCACATCCTGTTGCATAATGCTGCATCGTCGTCGTTGGGGCTGACACGTAGTTTCCCAGGGATCGTGCCACACAATCTCAGCACTGTTCGTTCCCCGGCAGTCAATCCATACACCCCAGCTCTTGGCGACCCTCTTCCACTTCCCCCTTTACCAGACAAGCGTTATGATCAGATGCTAGGTCCTCCTGTCAACAATCCCATTTATACATGTGCATACTGTGGGTCTGGACATTCCGATGTGGAAAGTCTCAAACTGCACTACTTAACCCACGAATCTCACCCCCCACCACATGCCCAAGTGGTATCCTCAATCCTAAGCTCAGATGGCCTGGGCTCCAACTCCCAGCCATCTGTATCCTCACCTAGTGGGGAATCCAGATCCCAGCAGCAGTCCTCATCCATTGATGACGCAGACCGCAGGTTCAAGTGTCAAGAGTGCGGAAAGAGCTATCGGCATGCAGGGAGCCTTGTCAATCACAAGCGCTGTCATCAAACAGGACAGTACCAGTGCACCATTTGCTGTAAGGAGTATCCACACCTTGCAGCACTCCACAGCCACCTCCGCAGTCACAAATCCCGCTCAAACTCTCAGGGTATGAACTCAGAAGGTGACTGGCTCTCTTCTGAGCCCATGACGGGCCTCGATTCCCAACAAGGGTTTGTGCATTCTCAGGATCAGGAGAATGGCACAACGACACCCATCTCACTTTCTGGTAATCTCAGCGATGCCGCCCATTTCGTACCAGACAGTGGCCATAGCAGCGGACTCGATTCACTGGAGTTCCATGACCGCTTTGATGGTTCACTGGCTCAAGGCAACTCTGGCCATCCGCAGAACAGTCGCCAGTCGGACCGGAACATGTGTGCTGAACAGGGCGGTATGTCCAATGGCTACATGGGAAACATGGGCTTTCACAGTTCGAGTGGTACGTCTTTGCCAGCAAGCAGTTCTAGTCTCAAAGAAGGCAACCGGCACCGACGTGGACATGAGCAGTATGGAGGAAGCCAGTCTAAGAGAAtcgaagaaaaagaagaagatggtgaagtTTACCAGTGCACAGTCTGTGGGAACCATTACGCAAGTCTTCGGGCCCTTCGTAGCCACTTGCGCAGCCATGGCATGAACCAAGGTGCCGGACCTTCCTCCTCCCTTTCACCTGTAGGTGAGCAAGAGTGGAGGAGGCGGCAAGAGGGTAGTCAAGCCAGTCTTCTGGTTTGTAGTATATGTGGCCAGACTTTCAGTAAAAAACACGACCTTCTTAATCACCAATTGGTCCACGGACCTCCTCGACCGGGTGGCTCTGGACAGGGCTTGGGGGGCGGCAGCTCTAGTGCTAATGgcaaaatggatggaaggaaccACATTTGCGTTGACTGTGGCATGTTCTTTGCAGATCGCCATCACCTGATCACTCACCTGTGCCCAGGCAAGGGGAGAGGCGGAGTGCTGAGCAAAGACTTGAACGGAGCTAAAGGGATgagtggtggtgctgggacCAGTAGCAGTGCTGTGGGCCACCGGCAAATGTCTGGCTCAGACGATCGGCCACATAGGTGCGACCAATGTGGGAGAGGTTACAGGCATCCATGCTCCCTTCTGAACCACAAGAAATCGCACAAGACTGGGGTCTTCCGCTGCCTTGTCTGCCAAAAACGCTACTACAACCTGCTGGCCCTCAAGAACCACCAGAGGACTCATTTTGACTTAAAGAG GCACAAGTGTGAGGAGTGTGGCAAAGCCTTCAAGATCCAAAAGCAACTCATCAACCATCTTCGTCTGCACGAAGAGCACCGAGCCAAAACAGGCGGTCAAGATCAGCGCATCCGAAGCATGAATCAACACAACGGAGCACGTTATGAGGGGGGACCTTCTCAGATGCAGCCGATGAGAATGGGGGACCCCAAAATGCAGAACCCTTCCCAGATGATGCCCAATTATGGCCAGCCGCAAGGTTTTAAGAAGCCATACGCTGGGGCGAGAGCCCAGCAAGTGGACGATGGAAGCGGGCGACGCCCTTTTGCCTGTGATCAGTGTGGCCGCACCTATCGACACGCTGGCAGTCTGGCCAATCACAAAAATCTGCACAAGATCGGAGAGTACCATTGCAATGTTTGCAACTCCACTTACCCTAACCGCCTGGCTATGAAGAACCACTTGCGTATGCATTTTGCTCTCAAGAAGTACTCTTGCCAAGACTGTGGACGTGGGTTTAGGAACCAGAGGCAGCTTGAAACTCACACTACCAACCAACTTTGCAAAGACCTTCCAGGCCCGAGTGTGCCGCCGCCAATGGCCCCTCCCCCTCCGAGTTACGAGTGCAACGGGTGCTCTGAATGTTTTCGATCCTCTTCCGACCTCGCTTCGCATAACTGCAGTGCCCAGCTTCCTTCCTCTTCAGCCTCCCTCAACAGCTCTGGTTTGACCATGGACTCTGGAGACCTGGGATCTCCAGAACGCGAGGAGCGACCTTTCTCCTGCGACCTCTGTGGCTGCTCATACAAGCACGCCAGCAGCCTTCTGAACCACAAGAACACGCACAAGACGGGCAACTTCAGCTGCTCCTACTGTGACAAGCCCTACACCAACTACATGGCACTGCGCAACCACATGCGCATCCACACGCAGAAGAAGAGGCACATCTGCTCCACCTGTGGGAAAGCCTTCCGACTGGCCCGATTCCTGCGCAACCATCAGAGGGTCCACGAGGAAGGACATGCCCGATTCGGATGCCCCACCTGCGGGAAGAGCTTCCAGGGGCGCTCTGGGCTGGCCAGGCACCGCTGCGGGGACAACCAG GTATATGATCTCCAATCCGGCTTCCTCGGGACCATTCGCGTGCCGGAATTCGGATTTTTCTGA